In the Bacillus sp. FJAT-42376 genome, CCCGTCTGTGACCGTATAATGCATCAAAATCCACAAGATTTAAAAAGCTGATCCCGGTAAAAGAACGATCCATGATCTGTACAAACTGATCCATGCCATCCATATTTGATTTTGTTCTGACTGAATCGGTAATGCCTTCTCCATCATAGATATCAGAGATTTTCCCGATGGCAATTACATCATAATCCGCATCCTTCAGTTCATCCATCACCGTTCTGTCAAATGGCTTTAACGCGTAATCGTGTCTGTTCGGGGTTCTTGTCCAGTTTCCTGCTTCACCAATGAAAGGTCTTGCGATAACCCTTCCAAGTTTAAACGGTTCAGTCATCGTAAGTTTTCTTGCTTTTTCGCAGATCTCATAAAGCTCTTCTATCGGAACGATTTCTTCGTGTGCAGCAATCTGCAGAACGGAATCTGCTGAGGTGTATACGATTAAATCTCCTGATTTGACATGCTGTTCGCCCAGCTCATCCAGAATTTCTGTGCCGGAAGCCGGTTTGTTGCCAATCACTTTTCTTCCTGTTTCTTTTTCAAGCTGATCTGTCAGCTCTTTAGGAAACCCCTCCGGAAAAACCTGAAAAGGCTCGCTGATGTTCAGGCCCATGATTTCCCAGTGTCCCGTCATCGTGTCTTTTCCGCTTGAAGCTTCCTGCATTTTTGTAAAGTATGCTTTAGGGTTCTTTTGAACGGAAATCCCTTTAATTTCCCGGATATTGCTTAATCCAAGTTCGGCCATGTTCGGCATATGAAGTCCATTCATTTTTTCAGCTATGTGCCCTAATGTGTCGGCTCCTTCATCGTTGAATTCCTTTGCATCGGGGGCCTCTCCGATACCGACTGAATCAAGGACGATAACAAACACTCTTTTATATGTATACTTACTCACTTTTAACCCTCCTCAATTCGGGATTATCTCTTTGTAATCGATCCTGTCAGAAGTCTGACAACCTCATTATAAACCGGTTACAAACAAACTGCCAATGAAAATCCCGCATACCAAAAAGTATTCCTCCAATCCCCTCCGGAATTGCACATTTATTGAAAAGAATCCGTCTCCTGTTTGCCTTTTGGCAAAAAAACAAAAACGAACACAGAGCAGGTCCTGTGTTCGTTTATAGATTTGCTTCTTCTTATGCTCTTGGATGATATTGCTGATACACATCCTTCAGCCTCGTTTTTGTAACATGTGTGTATATTTGAGTGGTGGAGATGTCGGCATGGCCGAGCATTTCCTGAACGGCCCGCAAATCGGCCCCATTTTCAAGCAAATGAGTAGCAAACGAGTGTCTCAATGTATGCGGAGTAAGCTCCTTTTCAATGCCTGCTTCAAGGGAGATTTTCTTTAAGTTCTTCCAAAATCCCTGTCTCGTAATTCTTTTTCCGTGATGATTCAAAAAAAGAGCATCTGTCGTCTCCTTTTTGCTGGCCAGTTTCACGCGGCCCTTTTCCAGGTAGACCTGAATGGCAGCTGCAGCCGTCCGTCCTATCGGCACAATCCTTTCTTTGCTTCCTTTTCCGAAACAGCGGATGAATCCCATTTCCAAATGAACATCTGCTAAGTTAAGCTCCGTCATTTCACTGACCCGTATGCCTGTAGCGTACAGAAGTTCGAGCATGGCTTTATCCCTGTACCCGAATGGGGAAGTCATCAAAGGAGTGTCCATCAGTTTTTCCACTTCCTCGAGTGAGAGAACTTTAGGCAGCTTCCGTTCAATCTGCGGTGTTTCAATATGCACGGATGGATCTTGGCTCACGGCTCTTTCCCGCAGAAGAAATTGATGAAAAGCCCGGAGTGATGCAACATGGCGGGCAATGGTTTTACTCGACTTATTTGCTTCTTTAAGGGTTTTTAAAAATTGAATAATGTGAACTCTCGACACCTTGTTCAGGCTGTCTATTTCCTGCTCTTTTAAAAAACGAAGATAGTTTTTTAAATCTCTTTCATAGGAGACAACCGTGTTATGCGATAAACCGCGTTCTACGACCATGTAATGAATAAAATCTTTTAATTGATCGTTCACATTCCTCTACTCCCCATCTGAATAAAAGAAAATAAGGCGGTTCAGCCACTGATCCGGCTCATTTTCTACCATTTTCGTTACCTTCAGCGCAGATCCTTCAGGCGGATCGTACCGATGGTAATCCTGATACTCTAAGTTAATCCAAATAATAGCATAGTAGAAGAGAATCGTAAATCCAGTAAACACAACGAAAACCTTAATCATATCCATTCCAGCGAGCAAATATCGTTTCATGACACCCTCCGAAGTCTTGTCTCATTTTTTTGATACTCCATTATATGCCGGACTGCTCTGCTTTTATACGAATGGAAGGGCAAGAAAAAAGACCTCTCCGTATTTCCGGAAAAGTCTTATGTATTCTTATTCAGCTGATTCCTGACTTTCGTTCTTCTGCTGGCATTTCATGCAGATGCCGTGAAATGTGAGACGGTGGTCCATTATTTTAAACTTCCAATCTCTTTCCACGATTTCTTCCACATCCTCAAGCAAATCATCTTCAATTTCAGCTACCGCTCCGCATTCAATGCATACTAAATGGTGATGAAAATGAGCTGCTCCCTCTTTTCTCAGATCATAACGGGATACACCATCACCAAAGTTTATTTTATCAATGATTTTCAGTTCAGTCAGTAATTCAAGGGTCCGATAGACTGTTGCCAATCCAATTTCAGGAGATTTTTCCTTAACGAGGAGGTAAACATCTTCGGCACTCAGATGGTCTTCTTCATGTTCAAGCAGAACACGAACCGTCGCTTCACGCTGAGGCGTTAACTTATAGCTAGAAGAATGGAGCTGTTTTTTTATCCGGTCAATGCGGTTTTCCATGAACAATTTCCTCCCTCGCCGCTTCCTCAACCATTATAGCAGAAGAGCGAAAGGGTTCCAACTAAAATAATTATAATTAAACGATTATAATGATTATAAATTAAGAATGATTATTATTTTTTAACAAGCTGGACAACTGCTTTCATCAATTCCGGAGAGGCAAAAGCCTCCAGCGCTGCCGCTGCAGCAATCATCACAATGATTCCTGCAAAAACACCTGCATATTTTGAAAACGACTGAAGCGGGGAATCCTGCAAATTTCTCTTCCGGTTTAATAAATACATAGCAAGCTTGAGCGAAAAGGATAACGCGGCCGCACTTAAAATGATAAAGACCGGAATCATAATCATGTTCTGAGGGAGGATGGAGACGAAAGAAAGCAGAAAGCCATTCCATCCCATTTGATTGACGAGAAATCCAACAGTAAACCCGACAACCATTCCTTTCAGAAACAGCATAATCAGAATGATAGGCAGTCCAATAATGGATATACCGAGGATCCAGATCAATCCAAGGTATTTAATATTGTGCATAAAGCTCTGCTGAAACATTTCGGCGGAATCCGCCACTTTTCCGTCCGTCACCTGCCCGAAAAAACGGCTAAGATAAAAAAATAAATCTTCCTTTTGCGAGAAGGTCATGCTATTTACAATAATCGCTCCAAAAATAACTCCCATCATAAATAGCACACATACAAACAAATAGATGGTTGATTGGCTTTTTATATGATTTGCGATGAATGTTTTCACCGGCTGCTTTTTCATAAGCATGTCCTCCCAGCGCTCTAGTTAATAGAGTGTATTCCGCCATATGGATTATATGCAGAAAAAAAAGAGGCTTCCTGAAGGATTTCCTCCTTCAGGAAGCCTCTGCAGATTAATTTTTTAAGTAAGAGACAGAAGATTTGCCGGCTTCGATATAATACCCTCCGCCTACTAGAAGTTTATTACCCTCTACTCCGTAGACACGTGCCATGCTTCCTTTTTTCAGGGATTTGCTTGCCTTTCCGTCTTTCATTAAAGAAACTTCTCTTTTCATCATGGCAATTCCTTCATAATAAACGGCTTTAGGACTCTCTTTTACATAATAGCCCCCGCCCACCATGATTTTTCCATCTTCCATTCCGTATACTCGGATTGCCTCTCCGGGTTTAAGCGTTTTGACTGCTTTTCCGTCAGCTGAATACATGGACATCGGCGATTTAATCAGGACTCTCCCTTTATAAACAGCGCCTGCATCCTCTTTTTTCACATAATAGTCTCCGCCCACATTATAGTAATCTTTCATTTCCCCATAAACGCGGTAGAACCCTTTTTTAAGATCAGAGACTTTCGCCCATTCGCCAGCTTCGTTCATTTTGTACATTGGGACTGATTTTTGAACATTCATTTTCCCCACTGGTTGGCTGTGAACAGCTATGCTGCCTTTTTTCAGAGATGGGAAACCATCTACATATCCGACTCCGCCGGTTTTGTTGATTCCAATTTGCTTATCTATTTCTGCAATCAAATCATCTTTATTCACAGCAGTAATCTGGAAGTTTTTCAGTTCGTCTCCCGGATGCTGGAAGTTGCTTAGCATATAATGATGGTTCATCATATTTTCAACCATACGAAGGCCAGTCGCCTCTGCACCAGCTGGTACAGATAATAGACGCTCCAGTTTCTTTGTATCCAAGTCATATGCCCACACGAAGTTGTTAATATGCTGGCTGCTGTCTTCTCCAATAATCAGCGCGTTCATTTCTTCTGAGTATGATAAGTTATCAGGGCTTGCAACTTTGTCAGGGTTTGCTGTATTCCCGAACGCATCTGCTTCAGGCAAGTCCTCTCCCACTAGAAGGCCATTGATTGATTTTGCAGCATATTCACTATCGATTAGAGTTCCGGCCTGATCCTTCTGGCTTCCGGCAAGATTAATTTCAAATGTGACACCGGACTTTCTTTTCGGAAGCTGGATATGGTCTGCAGGATCATTTCCTGATGCATCTTTTTCCATTGATTTAGACACATCGGCCATGGCTACATATACCTTCTTATCCTTTGGATTAAACGCCATCCCCTCCATTTTATTCCACTCGGACGTAGCTCCCTTCATCGCTGCATAGCGGCGCGGTTCGAGGAATGCTGCTGCTTTTTCCATTCCCGGTTTGAGTTTCAGATATTCCACCTTGGAATTTGCATAGGTTTTAACCGCTGTAAAGCCTTCTTTAGGTGTATCTGAGACGTCAAATATGCTGCTGAATTTTACGCCGCTGTCAATCAAATCTTTAATTTCTTTATCTGTTCCGTGGCCGAGGCGAATCCATTCCAATTCACCTGAACCGCCGTTTTCAGTTCCGGTCTGCTTAAACTTGGAAGCATAAAGGGTACCTGAAGACAGGTCTTTCTCTTTATCGGCAACATACATGAACATCATCGTATTTCCGCCGTCATCACCAAAGAAAGCAGTGCGTTTATCCGGCATGACCGTCATTTGCTCATGAGAGAAGCGCCCTGTGCTGTAGTGTTTCACTACTTCTGTTTTCCCACCGGGTTTGACGGTGATTTCAGGAATCCACCCGTAAAAGTAAGGGTTGGCCTTCTTTTCATCTCCAAAGTAAAGCTTTGCGTATGTCGATGTTTGAGTGTACGCACTTGATTTTGTATCCTCAAAGCTTCTTGCATCCGGCTCGTATTCTTCTGAGCCTAAATGTGTACCCCAAGGAGAAAGGGAGCCATTGCAGGGAATCCAGATTCCGTTAACATCAGAAAAATCGATTTTCTCTACCTTTTCAGGAGTCAATTTGCCTGTTTTCTTATCCTGTTTCATTTTTGTCAGCGACATGGAAGCCGGTACAAGGCCGTATGCAGATTTTCCTGCTGCGTCAATGGTCTGATATTCATAATGAGTAATCATATAAATTTCGTTTCCGACTCTCAGCATGCTGTTGGAGTCGGGAGCATCGGAAACGAATGGAGTCGGCTTGCCTTCTACACTGTTATCCATGATGACATTTCCATTTACATCAATCGGAGATCCTGCCGGAATCATCGACCCTTTATTTGACGCAACTTTTTCCTCTGATTTGAAAAGGCGGTTATAAGAGAGCGGATAGCTTTCTTTCAAGCCATTGCTGTATGTCACTTCAACGGAAGCTTTTGTATAGGTGTCCACCATTTCCGGAATGGTTGCAGGAGCATTCATCCCCTTATATTCAATTGATTTGACAGTGACCGGTCCGCTTGCTGCTCCTGCAGAAGTGAATGCCGGTACCATAAGACTTAAAGTTAAGGCTGCAGCCATTCTTTTTTTCATGTCCATCCATCCTCCTAAAAAATATGTAGGTACATGTCTAATTAAACAGCTGGAATGTAAATATATTGTTACTTCTATGATAATTTCGTCTAAATTTTCCGCTCAAAAAAAACCGGCCTGGATGGCCCGGCTTTACTTTGTGGTGATTTTCCCATAAATCCCGCCGCCTCCGCCTGATACAGCCAGTGTTCCGGCTCTTGCTTCCGCAATCAGCTCCGCTGTCTTACCAGGTATGACACGAGCAAGTTCCTCCTTGGAAACCCGGTGAAGAATATCCATTTCTGTACCAAAATGATCCTTAAGCTTCAGAAGGGTTTTCGGTCCGACTCCAGGAATGAATTGCAGCGGAACCTGATGAACGTATGGCGGCCGATTCTCCAGGCGGGCAGGTGAATCAGCGAGCTCCACTAATCGGTCGCTTACCCCTTTTATGATTTTCTTTGAGCCGCAGCTTGGGCAGACATCGGTTTGTGTGGTCAAGCTGATTCCGCAGTTATCGCAAACCGTATGATGATATTTTCCGAGGAGTGGGTTCAATCCGTAATTGGCAAGAATTTTTCTCCCGTCCCTTTGTTTAAGAGCAAGAACCAGCTCTTTGTAAGAGGGTTCCATCAATAAAAGCTTCTGATACTCTCTTGCAATTTTGCCTGTTGAATGAGCATCCGAATTTGTTACAAATGGATAACCGTCAAGCTCTCCAATAACAGAGGCCATTTCTGTATCAGAGCTTAAGCCCAGTTCTACCGCATCAATTAAGCCTGGATCGAAGACTTCCGCCAATGATTTCTTTACACCTCTGCCGTACAGGCTTTTAAAAGGGGTAAAAATATGGGCCGGAATGAACAATCCTCCAAGCTCTTCCACTTTCAGCTGAAGTGCTTTCGCTGCTGTGTAAACCCTTTGGGAACTGAGCGTATTATTTTTCATAAAGTGTGAAATCCATTCCGAAAATACCTTCATATCTCCCAACCCTTTAAAATAAACAAGGACATGTATGGGACCCGAACAATTCTCGTCATAAACTTCAAGCTCCGAACCGAGAATCAGCGTTGTATGCTGAAACCGGATTCCTCCTCCGGCAAGTTCTTCGCATGAACCGGATATGATCAATCTTTCTAACTCATTCATAACTTCCGGAACATGGGCATCGATTAAGCCGATCAAGTCCATCCCCTTCTCTTCGCTCGCTGCTTCTAATACCGACAATAGGGTCAATGCTCTGGAAGCTGTAATCTTAACCGGTTTTCCTGACTCAGTAGAACCGATATGAACATGCAAATCGGCAAAAAACTCTTTCATTTTGTATTCATTGCCTGTCGAAGCTTTAAATATTGAACGGCATAGGCTGTTTTCGCATCATAAATCCGGCCGTTTGCCACCATTTCCTCTGCCTCTTCAAGGGTCACTTCCATTAATTCTACAAACTCATCTTCGTCCAGACTGGCTTTGTTTTCTAAAGGAATTAAGTCATCCGTTATGTATAAATGAACCAGCTCATCAGCAAAACCCGGTGACGTATAGAACGAAAGGAGATGGTCCATACTTCCAGCTGTATAGCCTGTCTCTTCTTCCAGCTCACGGACGGCTGTCGTCTCGGGTTTTTCCCCTTTTTCAAGCTTTCCAGCCGGAATTTCAACCAATGTCCGTTCAAGCGCCTTTCTGAACTGCTCCACCATCAGCATTTTCCCGTCGCTTGTGAGAGCAATCACAGCTACTGCCCCTGGATGCTTTACAATTTCACGTTTTGACGTTTTCCCGTTCGGAAGCTCCACTTCCTGAACATATAAGTCAATAATTTTACCTGAATAAATCTGCTCCGACGAAAGTTCTTTTTCTCTTAAATTTTCCATGGTATCAGCTCCTGTCGTATTTATACATTTATCTTCATATATCTTATCATACCCTCCATCAGGTGAAAGGAAAGGGAACCGCATGAAAATATACAAGCTGGAAAAAGGGATCATCCTTGTCGGCAAGGCATGGGAGATCAGAATGAAGCTAAAGGAATACAGCAAACAGTTTACAACCGTCAAAGAATGGGTTGATAAAACGTAAGGGAGGCTTCTTGTTTGCAATTTCAGCAATCCTATACTACTGTCATGATATTAAGACAGGAGGGATCGCTGTTGGAAAAGAGACAATTGGGGCGTTCCGATTTATTTGTGAGCAAAATGGGACTGGGCTGCATGTCGCTGGGAAAGGAAGAGGCACATGCAAGATCCATCATTGACGAAGCCGTTGAACTCGGGATCAACTATTTTGATACTGCCGATCTATACGATTTCGGTTTAAATGAGGAGTTTGTCGGCAAAGCCCTTCAAAACCGAAGACAGGATTTTATTATTGCGACGAAAGCAGGAAACCGCTGGGAGGAAGGAAAAGAAGGCTGGACATGGGATCCATCAAAAGCTCATATCCAGAAAGCCGTCAAAGACAGTTTACTGAGACTTGGAACTGATTACATCGATCTCTATCAGCTTCACGGAGGCACAATTGATGACAACATCGATGAAACGATTGAAGCCTTTGAAGAACTGAAAAAAGAAGGGCTTATCCGGGAATACGGAATTTCGTCCATAAGACCGAACGTAATTAAGCAGTATCTTGAGAAATCCTCGATTGTCTCAATCATGATGCAATACAGTCTGACTGACCGGCGACCGGAGGAATGGTTCCCTCTTATTGAAGAGCATGGAGTCAGTGTCATTGCACGGGGACCGCTTGCCAAAGGAATTCTTTCTGAGCGGGAGCTGGACCACGCCGGTTCAAGCATCAAAGAAAAAGGATATATGAGCTATTCTTTCGAAGAACTTGGTGAACTGCGTGAAGAAATGAAAAAAGCGGCACCACGCCACTCTTATACGGAAGCAGCCCTTCAATATTGCCTGGCTGCACCGGCTGTTGCAGCGGTCATTCCCGGCGCAAGCAAGCTTGCGCAGCTGCAGCAGAATACATCGGCTGTGAATGCAGAACCCCTTACTAAGGAAGAAATCGAGTTTCTTCGCAAAATAAGCAAGGCCGATCGGTACGAACAGCATAGAGAATAGATAGAAAGCTCTGGCCGCCAGCAGCCAGAGCTATTTTATTGAATTTTTTTCAGCAGATGGATGAATTCTTCTCTAAAAAGGGTATTGAGTTTCTAAATAACTCTTTGGAGGTACATAGGAATGACAAACAGTTCGGTGAAAAACACAAAGGTAGCCATCGTTTCAGGCGGAGGCTCCGGTATCGGAAAAGCGGCTGCCCTAAAATTTGCACGTGAAGGAATCCGTGTTTGTATATTGGATCTCGATAAGGAACGCGCGCTTGAAGTAAAAAATGAAATCAATCGATTTGGCGGAGAAGCGATTGCGATTGAAACAGATATGGCGAACGAAGAAATGGTCAAGTCCGCCATTCAAGAGGTGGAGGATCATTGGGGAAATTTAGATATTATTTTCAACAATGCAGGAATCAACGGGGTATTTTCCTCTATTGAAGAAATGGAAACCGAAGATTGGGATAAAACCATCCATACGAATCTTAGAAGCACGTTTCTATTTGTTAAATACAGCATTCCGCTGCTAAAAGAAAATGGCGGCAGCATTGTTATTACAAGCTCCATCAACGGAAACCGCATCTACAAAAATTTCGGAATGTCTGCCTACAGCACTACGAAGGCGGCTCAGGTTGCCTTTATGAAAATGGCTGCATTGGAACTGGCTCAATTTAAAATTAGAGTAAACGCCATCTGCCCTGGTGCGATTGACACGAATATCGATTCTTCAACCGAAAAACAGGAGAACTTGAAAGAGGTCGAGATTCCGGTGGAATACCCGGAAGGCAACCAGCCTCTGGCTCAAGGGTCCGGTCAGCCTGAACAGGTAGCGGACCTCGTATATTTCCTTGCATCTGAACAGTCCTCTCACATCACCGGAACGGAAATTTATATTGATGGGGCAGAGTCTCTGCTTTAACACTTCAAATGGGCGGAGCCGCGGTTCCGCCTATTTTTATTTGGTCCGTCCATGAGAACAAGTCTCCTCTAAAAAATTTTGTAAAGTTTACGCGTAAAGCAGACGAAATTCAATTAGGTGAATAAACCTTCTCATTCCTCATCCTATTTTTCTTCCCGCAATCTTAGCTGCGTGCGAATATCAGCGGCAGTTTTTGTAGGATGCTCTATTTGCAATACAATCAGCCTGTACTTTGGGTGGCCTTTGAGCTCCATTAACAGCACCGGACCTCTCCCGCTGAAGGAAAGAAAATACCATTCATTCCTGTATTTGTAGCTTCCTTCGTAAATATGAAGAAAAGAAATGGACGTCCCCGGCATCCGCAGCATCCATCTTGGCGCATCAAATTGATCCACATAGACTTGGCTGATTGTTTCATAAGGAATGCCGAGCTTCATTTTAAGGGCGAAAAACCCTGTGAGACCTGTTAAACGAACAACTGCTTTGTCTCTTTCTAGTTCAATTCTTCTTCCCATTGTGTCCCGCACCTTTCTTTTAAAAATAGCTCTTTTAAACTTGGCTGTTGATTGCAGCCAGCAGTCGCCCGATTATTCTTGGGCGGGCGGTAAACCTCCTCAAGCTTTAAGCGCTTGGCCCGATGCATCGCCGCCTTTCCACTTCCATCAGCCTGACTTCCAAATAAAACAGGGAAACGCTTAGAATGCGTCGCCCTGTTTTAAGTTTATAAGATTTTTCGGAAAGCCCCCTGTTAATACGCTCCGAGAATCACGTCTTCTCCTGCTATGATTTCCGGTTCTGTCGAATTTTTAATATCTTCAATTGTGTATCCTTCTGCTGTTTCAATCAATTTTAATCCCAGCTCCGTTACATCCAGTACAGCCCGGTCCGTGATAATACGGTGGACCACTTTCTTTCCAGTGAGCGGCAGTGAGCATTCTTTCAGGATTTTAGGCGATCCGTTTTTGCTCACATGCTCCATGATGACAATGATCCGCTGTGCTCCATGAACGAGGTCCATCGCGCCCCCCATTCCTTTAATCATTTTACCAGGTATCATCCAGTTTGCCAGGTCTCCTGTTTCTGACACTTCCATCCCGCCTAAAATCGCCAGGTTCACATGGCCTCCGCGAATCATCCCAAACGATTCAGCGCTGTCGAAATAGGAAGCTCCTGAAATGGCGGTGACCGTTTCTTTTCCGGCGTTAATCAAATCCGGGTCTACATCCTTTTCTTCAGGGTAAGGTCCGATGCCAAGCAGGCCGTTTTCTGATTGCAGCACGACCTGCTTGTTTTCCTGAATATAATTCGCAACGAGTGTCGGCATGCCGATTCCAAGATTCACATAGAAGCCATCCTGTATTTCTCTTTCCGCCCGCTTCGCTATTTTTTCTCTGACCAGCACTTTATCTTCGATCATGACCGTTCCCCCTCATCCCGTTTTCTTTACAGTCCGGCGTTCGATTTTCTTCTGCTGCTCTCCGACAATGAGCCGCTGTATGTAGATACCGGGCGTATGGATTTGATCCGGTTCAATGATTCCGGTTTCAACCAATTCCTCTGTTTCAGCAATCGTGATTTTGCCGGCCGCTGCAATCATCGGATTGAAATTACGCGCGGTTTTGTTGTAAATGAGGTTCCCCATTTTATCAGCCCGATAAGCTCTTACCAGGCTGAAGTCAGCTGTAAGAGCTTCTTCCAAGACATATTCTTTTCCGTGAAAAGATCTCGTTTCTTTTCCTTCCGCAACCTCGGTCCCGTATCCTGCGGGCGTAAAGAAGGCAGGAATGCCCGCTCCGCCTGCACGGATCTTTTCTGCCAGAGTTCCCTGCGGCAAAAGCTCGACTTCGAGTTCACCTGCCAGAACCTGCCGCTCAAATTCTTTATTCTCACCGACATAGGAACTAATCATCTTCTTTATCTGCTTGTTTTTCAGCAGCAGGCCGAGACCCCAGTCATCCACCCCGCAGTTGTTTGAAATAACTGTTAAATCCTTTACACCTGTCTCAGCCAATGCCAGAATCAAGTTCTCGGGAATCCCGCAAAGACCAAATCCTCCGACCATTAAGACTGCGCCATCGCGTATATCCTCCACGGCTTTTAAAGAAGATTGATAAACCTGCTTCATATTGTTCCCTCCCTTAGTTTACATTCTCAACGATTGTAGCAACACCCTGTCCGCCGCCGATGCACAATGTTGCGAGACCCTTTTTGGATCCTCTCCGTTTCATTTCATGAATGAGGGTAACAAGAATTCTTGTACCGCTTGCTCCGATTGGATGGCCAAGAGCAATCGCGCCTCCGTTGACGTTTAAAATCTCTGTATTAAAATGAAGTTCTTTATCCACCGCGAGGGTCTGTGCTGCAAATGCCTCATTCGCTTCAATCAATTCAATCTCGGAAAGCTCCATGCCAGCCCGTTCCAGCGCTTTTTTCACCGCTTTTACCGGCCCGATGCCCATTATGCTCGGATCTACACCGGCGTTTCCGTTCGCTAAAATTTTCACAAGCGGCTTTACCCCCAGCTCTTCCGCTTTCTCGCGGCTCATCACCACAACCGCAGCTGCCCCATCGTTAATACCAGACGCATTCCCTGCCGTAACGCTCCCATCTTTTTTGAATGCAGGTCGCAGCTT is a window encoding:
- the deoB gene encoding phosphopentomutase, yielding MSKYTYKRVFVIVLDSVGIGEAPDAKEFNDEGADTLGHIAEKMNGLHMPNMAELGLSNIREIKGISVQKNPKAYFTKMQEASSGKDTMTGHWEIMGLNISEPFQVFPEGFPKELTDQLEKETGRKVIGNKPASGTEILDELGEQHVKSGDLIVYTSADSVLQIAAHEEIVPIEELYEICEKARKLTMTEPFKLGRVIARPFIGEAGNWTRTPNRHDYALKPFDRTVMDELKDADYDVIAIGKISDIYDGEGITDSVRTKSNMDGMDQFVQIMDRSFTGISFLNLVDFDALYGHRRDPEGYGKALEEFDARLPEVFEKLTGDDLLVITADHGNDPVHHGTDHTREYVPLLVYSPRMEKGGELPVRKTFADIGATIAENFQVKMPEYGKSFLKDIDEEA
- a CDS encoding alkaline phosphatase PhoX, translating into MKKRMAAALTLSLMVPAFTSAGAASGPVTVKSIEYKGMNAPATIPEMVDTYTKASVEVTYSNGLKESYPLSYNRLFKSEEKVASNKGSMIPAGSPIDVNGNVIMDNSVEGKPTPFVSDAPDSNSMLRVGNEIYMITHYEYQTIDAAGKSAYGLVPASMSLTKMKQDKKTGKLTPEKVEKIDFSDVNGIWIPCNGSLSPWGTHLGSEEYEPDARSFEDTKSSAYTQTSTYAKLYFGDEKKANPYFYGWIPEITVKPGGKTEVVKHYSTGRFSHEQMTVMPDKRTAFFGDDGGNTMMFMYVADKEKDLSSGTLYASKFKQTGTENGGSGELEWIRLGHGTDKEIKDLIDSGVKFSSIFDVSDTPKEGFTAVKTYANSKVEYLKLKPGMEKAAAFLEPRRYAAMKGATSEWNKMEGMAFNPKDKKVYVAMADVSKSMEKDASGNDPADHIQLPKRKSGVTFEINLAGSQKDQAGTLIDSEYAAKSINGLLVGEDLPEADAFGNTANPDKVASPDNLSYSEEMNALIIGEDSSQHINNFVWAYDLDTKKLERLLSVPAGAEATGLRMVENMMNHHYMLSNFQHPGDELKNFQITAVNKDDLIAEIDKQIGINKTGGVGYVDGFPSLKKGSIAVHSQPVGKMNVQKSVPMYKMNEAGEWAKVSDLKKGFYRVYGEMKDYYNVGGDYYVKKEDAGAVYKGRVLIKSPMSMYSADGKAVKTLKPGEAIRVYGMEDGKIMVGGGYYVKESPKAVYYEGIAMMKREVSLMKDGKASKSLKKGSMARVYGVEGNKLLVGGGYYIEAGKSSVSYLKN
- a CDS encoding Fur family transcriptional regulator, which encodes MENRIDRIKKQLHSSSYKLTPQREATVRVLLEHEEDHLSAEDVYLLVKEKSPEIGLATVYRTLELLTELKIIDKINFGDGVSRYDLRKEGAAHFHHHLVCIECGAVAEIEDDLLEDVEEIVERDWKFKIMDHRLTFHGICMKCQQKNESQESAE
- a CDS encoding NUDIX hydrolase, giving the protein MENLREKELSSEQIYSGKIIDLYVQEVELPNGKTSKREIVKHPGAVAVIALTSDGKMLMVEQFRKALERTLVEIPAGKLEKGEKPETTAVRELEEETGYTAGSMDHLLSFYTSPGFADELVHLYITDDLIPLENKASLDEDEFVELMEVTLEEAEEMVANGRIYDAKTAYAVQYLKLRQAMNTK
- the mciZ gene encoding Z-ring formation inhibitor MciZ — its product is MKIYKLEKGIILVGKAWEIRMKLKEYSKQFTTVKEWVDKT
- a CDS encoding endonuclease Q family protein, which gives rise to MKEFFADLHVHIGSTESGKPVKITASRALTLLSVLEAASEEKGMDLIGLIDAHVPEVMNELERLIISGSCEELAGGGIRFQHTTLILGSELEVYDENCSGPIHVLVYFKGLGDMKVFSEWISHFMKNNTLSSQRVYTAAKALQLKVEELGGLFIPAHIFTPFKSLYGRGVKKSLAEVFDPGLIDAVELGLSSDTEMASVIGELDGYPFVTNSDAHSTGKIAREYQKLLLMEPSYKELVLALKQRDGRKILANYGLNPLLGKYHHTVCDNCGISLTTQTDVCPSCGSKKIIKGVSDRLVELADSPARLENRPPYVHQVPLQFIPGVGPKTLLKLKDHFGTEMDILHRVSKEELARVIPGKTAELIAEARAGTLAVSGGGGGIYGKITTK
- the xerD gene encoding site-specific tyrosine recombinase XerD — its product is MNDQLKDFIHYMVVERGLSHNTVVSYERDLKNYLRFLKEQEIDSLNKVSRVHIIQFLKTLKEANKSSKTIARHVASLRAFHQFLLRERAVSQDPSVHIETPQIERKLPKVLSLEEVEKLMDTPLMTSPFGYRDKAMLELLYATGIRVSEMTELNLADVHLEMGFIRCFGKGSKERIVPIGRTAAAAIQVYLEKGRVKLASKKETTDALFLNHHGKRITRQGFWKNLKKISLEAGIEKELTPHTLRHSFATHLLENGADLRAVQEMLGHADISTTQIYTHVTKTRLKDVYQQYHPRA
- the spoIIM gene encoding stage II sporulation protein M yields the protein MKKQPVKTFIANHIKSQSTIYLFVCVLFMMGVIFGAIIVNSMTFSQKEDLFFYLSRFFGQVTDGKVADSAEMFQQSFMHNIKYLGLIWILGISIIGLPIILIMLFLKGMVVGFTVGFLVNQMGWNGFLLSFVSILPQNMIMIPVFIILSAAALSFSLKLAMYLLNRKRNLQDSPLQSFSKYAGVFAGIIVMIAAAAALEAFASPELMKAVVQLVKK
- a CDS encoding YqzK family protein — protein: MKRYLLAGMDMIKVFVVFTGFTILFYYAIIWINLEYQDYHRYDPPEGSALKVTKMVENEPDQWLNRLIFFYSDGE